Proteins encoded together in one Cyanobium sp. WAJ14-Wanaka window:
- a CDS encoding DoxX family protein — protein sequence MSTSLLLELIGGFAGGCFALWLASQSLPSPRNSVLAGFARIRPTLLSYLTGPGKLASFGLLLLRLSIGVMMIHHGQEKLADPQQFASTYVASLHLPFPLFFAYAAGFSELIGSWLVILGLLTPIGALALTGTMATAAYQHILTAGLNIYVLELVVLYLGGSLALLFNGPGRFSFDAAMLPQVLESLDSINPAPESGDSAASEAFTPAAIPVEAFDRVG from the coding sequence ATGTCAACTTCTTTGCTGCTGGAGCTGATCGGGGGCTTTGCGGGGGGCTGCTTCGCCCTCTGGCTAGCGAGCCAGAGTCTGCCTTCGCCCCGTAATTCCGTTTTGGCGGGATTTGCTCGAATCAGGCCAACCCTCCTCTCCTACCTGACAGGCCCAGGAAAACTTGCTTCCTTCGGTCTTTTGCTGCTGCGTCTCAGCATCGGCGTGATGATGATCCACCACGGCCAGGAGAAACTCGCAGACCCGCAGCAATTTGCCAGCACCTACGTGGCCTCGTTGCACCTGCCTTTCCCCCTGTTTTTTGCCTATGCCGCCGGTTTCTCAGAGTTGATTGGCAGCTGGCTTGTGATCCTCGGGCTCCTTACGCCCATTGGAGCCCTGGCCCTCACCGGCACCATGGCAACGGCTGCCTACCAACACATCCTCACGGCTGGCCTGAACATTTACGTGCTGGAGCTGGTGGTGCTCTATCTGGGCGGCAGTTTGGCGTTGCTGTTTAACGGTCCAGGGCGCTTCTCCTTTGACGCCGCAATGTTGCCCCAAGTTTTGGAATCCCTTGATTCAATCAACCCTGCTCCGGAATCTGGGGATTCGGCGGCCTCGGAAGCGTTTACCCCAGCGGCCATCCCGGTGGAGGCCTTCGATCGGGTTGGCTGA